In one Sulfitobacter sp. LCG007 genomic region, the following are encoded:
- a CDS encoding alpha/beta hydrolase, whose product MSRLPRIAVLFAAVLVAIASGCARAPEIVGIDNPAFPVAAQTEVTTHRIFITTTRQATEAVGAFFSDRRAPEVGLASVDVSVPPGHVKGALERPDRLPPDPRVEFAVVNPLVYDSDAAFLSELNRELRKRAPGRRKVLFFIHGYNTSTSDAILRLGQFVEDSGFDGVPVLLTWASAARTTRYVYDLNSALIARAKLKQISDLIVRSNAEGIGVFAHSMGTFLLMEGLVDAQLSGRLNRHGKINHIILAAPDIDIDLFRAQVSILPPSILDKMYLLVSRDDYALRASRRVAGGVPRVGAFDAAELERLGITVIDLSKIEDSSSGSHNKFSGSPEVVQLIGEAMKSGSQFSKSQTPGLGELLATVPVQVFRP is encoded by the coding sequence ATGTCACGACTGCCGCGCATCGCTGTGCTATTCGCCGCAGTGCTTGTTGCCATCGCATCGGGCTGCGCGCGCGCCCCGGAAATCGTCGGCATCGACAATCCGGCGTTTCCCGTCGCAGCGCAGACCGAGGTCACGACGCACAGGATCTTCATCACGACCACCCGCCAGGCGACGGAGGCCGTGGGCGCGTTCTTCTCCGACCGGCGCGCGCCCGAGGTCGGCCTTGCCTCCGTCGACGTGAGCGTGCCTCCCGGCCATGTGAAGGGCGCGCTCGAGCGGCCCGACCGCCTGCCGCCGGATCCGAGGGTCGAGTTCGCGGTCGTCAACCCGCTGGTCTACGACAGCGATGCCGCCTTCCTGTCGGAACTGAACCGCGAACTTCGCAAGCGCGCACCGGGGCGGCGCAAGGTGCTGTTCTTCATTCATGGCTACAATACCTCGACCAGCGACGCGATCCTGCGCCTTGGCCAGTTCGTCGAGGACTCGGGTTTCGACGGGGTGCCGGTTCTTTTGACCTGGGCATCGGCGGCGCGCACGACACGCTACGTCTACGACCTCAACAGCGCGCTGATCGCCCGTGCGAAGCTCAAGCAGATCTCGGATCTGATCGTGAGGTCGAATGCCGAGGGGATCGGTGTCTTCGCCCATTCGATGGGTACTTTCCTGCTGATGGAGGGGCTGGTCGATGCGCAGCTTTCGGGGCGGCTGAACCGGCATGGCAAGATCAACCACATCATCCTTGCCGCGCCCGATATCGACATCGACCTGTTCCGCGCCCAGGTCTCGATCCTGCCGCCCTCCATACTCGACAAGATGTATCTTCTGGTGTCGCGGGATGACTACGCGCTGCGCGCCTCGCGCAGGGTCGCCGGCGGCGTGCCACGGGTAGGGGCTTTCGACGCGGCGGAACTGGAGCGGCTGGGGATCACGGTGATCGACCTGTCGAAGATCGAGGATTCGAGTTCGGGAAGCCACAACAAGTTCTCCGGTTCGCCGGAGGTGGTCCAGCTCATCGGCGAGGCAATGAAATCCGGCAGCCAGTTCAGCAAGAGCCAGACGCCCGGGCTGGGAGAGCTGCTGGCAACGGTGCCGGTCCAGGTGTTCCGGCCCTGA
- the rplT gene encoding 50S ribosomal protein L20 yields the protein MSRVKGGTVTHARHKKVIKAAKGYYGRRKNTFKVAAQAVDKANQYATRDRKQRKRNFRALWIQRINAAVRSHDEALTYSRFINGLSLAGIEVDRKVLADLAVHEPEAFGAIVKQAQDALAA from the coding sequence ATGTCCCGAGTCAAAGGTGGAACCGTCACCCACGCCCGCCACAAGAAGGTCATCAAGGCAGCCAAGGGTTACTATGGTCGCCGCAAGAATACCTTCAAGGTCGCGGCCCAGGCGGTCGACAAGGCCAACCAATATGCAACGCGCGACCGCAAGCAGCGCAAGCGCAACTTCCGCGCGCTCTGGATCCAGCGGATCAATGCCGCGGTGCGCAGCCACGACGAGGCGCTGACCTATTCGCGCTTCATCAACGGGCTCTCGCTTGCCGGTATCGAGGTGGACCGCAAGGTGCTCGCCGATCTGGCCGTGCACGAGCCCGAAGCCTTCGGCGCCATCGTCAAGCAGGCGCAGGACGCGCTCGCGGCCTGA
- the pyk gene encoding pyruvate kinase, with product MRRHRNVKIVATLGPASSTHEMIKALHLAGADVFRLNMSHGSHEEIAARHAMIRAIEEETGGSIAILADLQGPKLRVGVFAGDSEQLEEGQKFRLDLDETDGDASRVCLPHTEIFQALEPGATLLVNDGKIRLRVEDCGPDFADCTVVAGGVISNRKGVNVPDVVLPLAALSEKDRADLEFVCELGVDFLALSFVQRPEDVMEARELARGRAALISKIEKPSAIQYIDAIIEASDGIMVARGDLGVELPVQNVPPIQKRLVRKCRSAAKPVIVATQMLESMIESPMPTRAEVSDVATAIYEGADAVMLSAESAAGSYPVEAVTTMNNVAIEVEQDPTYTQIIEASRHAPGASVADGIVAAAREIAEKTQVKAICCFSQSGTTAQLVARERPRVPIIAMTPLKDTARRLSLTWGTNTIITPVLTRFKAAVVASARAARDEGLATAEDLIVVTAGVPFNVTGSTNILRVAPCDERLIYSTDPE from the coding sequence ATGAGACGGCATCGCAATGTGAAGATCGTGGCCACGCTCGGCCCGGCTTCTTCGACACACGAGATGATCAAGGCGCTGCACCTCGCCGGCGCTGACGTGTTCCGGCTGAACATGAGCCACGGCAGCCACGAGGAGATCGCGGCGCGCCATGCGATGATCCGCGCGATCGAGGAAGAGACCGGCGGATCCATCGCGATCCTGGCCGATCTGCAGGGGCCGAAGCTGCGGGTGGGGGTCTTCGCGGGCGACAGCGAACAGCTCGAGGAGGGCCAGAAGTTCCGGCTCGATCTCGACGAGACCGACGGCGATGCCTCCCGCGTGTGCCTGCCCCACACCGAGATCTTCCAAGCGCTCGAGCCGGGCGCGACGCTTCTGGTCAATGACGGCAAGATCCGCCTCAGGGTCGAGGACTGCGGGCCCGATTTCGCCGACTGTACGGTCGTCGCGGGCGGCGTCATCTCGAACCGCAAAGGCGTCAACGTGCCGGACGTCGTCCTGCCGCTGGCAGCGCTGTCCGAGAAGGACAGGGCCGATCTGGAATTCGTCTGCGAGCTGGGCGTCGATTTCCTGGCGCTGAGCTTCGTGCAAAGGCCCGAGGACGTGATGGAGGCGCGCGAACTTGCGCGGGGTCGCGCCGCGCTGATCTCGAAGATCGAGAAACCCTCGGCGATCCAGTACATCGACGCGATCATCGAGGCGAGTGACGGGATCATGGTCGCGCGTGGCGATCTGGGCGTCGAACTGCCGGTGCAGAATGTTCCGCCGATCCAGAAGCGGCTGGTGCGCAAGTGCCGCTCGGCGGCGAAACCGGTGATCGTCGCGACCCAGATGCTCGAAAGCATGATCGAAAGCCCGATGCCGACGCGCGCCGAGGTTTCCGACGTGGCGACGGCGATCTACGAGGGCGCCGACGCGGTCATGCTCAGCGCGGAATCGGCCGCCGGCTCCTATCCGGTCGAGGCCGTGACGACGATGAACAACGTGGCCATCGAGGTCGAACAGGATCCGACCTATACCCAGATCATCGAGGCCTCGCGCCATGCGCCCGGCGCTTCCGTCGCCGACGGCATCGTCGCGGCCGCGCGCGAGATCGCCGAAAAGACCCAGGTCAAGGCGATCTGCTGCTTCAGCCAGAGCGGCACGACCGCGCAGCTTGTCGCGAGGGAACGCCCGCGGGTCCCGATCATCGCGATGACGCCGCTCAAGGATACGGCGCGCCGCCTGTCGCTGACATGGGGCACCAACACGATCATCACGCCGGTGCTGACCCGCTTCAAGGCGGCGGTCGTGGCGTCGGCGAGGGCCGCGCGTGACGAAGGGCTGGCGACAGCGGAGGACCTGATCGTCGTGACTGCAGGGGTTCCGTTCAACGTGACGGGCAGCACGAACATCCTGCGCGTGGCTCCCTGCGACGAACGTTTGATCTACAGCACCGACCCGGAGTAA
- a CDS encoding cation diffusion facilitator family transporter — MTEVEHKHQPAGQPPDGPHDHRSDHSHSHSGGHSDHHSLGAGHIHVGSERTIGLAALLTGGFMLVELVGGLVSGSLALLADAGHMLTDFGALVLAWGAFRLARRPADWRRTYGFDRFSVLAAFVNGLALFGIAFWICAEAIHRLRDPGEVVGGIMFWVALAGLAVNLLCFWVLTRGEGENLNIRAAALHVAGDILGSLGALVAALVITTTGWTPIDPILSVLVALIILRSAWHVVRESGHILLEGSPRGFDSRAVAETLCAEVPGLVAVSHVHAWSITQEQPMATLEAEISEGSDDDRIRGHIKQVLRERFGVDHVTVETSRALPSRQNV; from the coding sequence ATGACCGAAGTCGAACACAAGCACCAGCCCGCCGGGCAGCCGCCGGACGGTCCCCATGACCACCGATCCGACCACTCGCATAGCCATTCCGGCGGCCATTCCGACCACCACTCCCTCGGAGCGGGCCACATCCATGTCGGCAGCGAAAGGACGATCGGGCTGGCGGCGCTTCTGACCGGCGGCTTCATGCTGGTCGAACTTGTCGGAGGGCTCGTATCCGGCTCGCTTGCGCTGCTGGCCGACGCCGGGCACATGCTCACCGATTTCGGCGCGCTCGTGCTTGCATGGGGCGCCTTCCGCCTCGCCCGCAGACCGGCGGACTGGAGGCGCACCTACGGCTTCGACCGCTTCTCGGTGCTTGCGGCCTTCGTCAATGGCCTCGCCCTCTTCGGTATCGCCTTCTGGATCTGTGCCGAGGCCATCCATCGCCTGCGCGACCCCGGCGAGGTCGTGGGCGGCATCATGTTCTGGGTCGCGCTGGCCGGTCTCGCGGTCAACCTGCTCTGCTTCTGGGTCCTCACCCGCGGCGAGGGCGAGAACCTGAACATTCGCGCGGCGGCCCTGCATGTGGCCGGCGACATCCTCGGCTCGCTCGGCGCCCTTGTCGCCGCGCTTGTCATCACCACCACCGGATGGACGCCGATCGACCCGATCCTGTCCGTGCTCGTCGCCCTCATCATCCTGCGCTCCGCCTGGCATGTGGTGCGTGAAAGCGGGCATATCCTCCTCGAGGGCTCGCCGCGCGGTTTTGACAGCCGTGCCGTGGCCGAGACGCTTTGCGCGGAAGTGCCCGGTCTGGTCGCGGTGTCGCATGTACATGCCTGGTCGATCACGCAGGAGCAGCCGATGGCCACGCTCGAGGCCGAGATCTCGGAGGGTTCGGACGACGACCGGATCCGCGGTCACATCAAGCAGGTGCTGCGGGAACGCTTCGGCGTCGATCACGTCACGGTCGAGACAAGCAGGGCGCTTCCGTCTCGGCAGAACGTCTGA
- a CDS encoding D-amino-acid transaminase, with protein sequence MRTVYVNGEYLPETEAKISIFDRGFLMADGVYEVTSVLGGKLVDFAGHARRLERSLDELDMAAPVTMDALLEIHRELVRRNEIEDGLVYLQVTRGAPGDRDFVFPDPEQTPSTLVLFTQSKPGLAESPAARQGIRVISIEDIRWHRRDIKTVQLLYPSMGKMMAKKAGVDDAWMVEDGFVTEGTSNNAYIVKGNRIITRGLSNDILHGITRAAVLRFAREAQMEVEERNFTIEEAKAADEAFITSASAFVMPVVEIDGVTLGTGKPGRVAPRLREIYLEESRKAAV encoded by the coding sequence ATGCGCACCGTCTATGTCAACGGCGAGTACCTTCCCGAGACCGAGGCGAAGATTTCGATCTTCGACCGCGGCTTCCTGATGGCCGACGGGGTTTACGAGGTGACGTCGGTGCTGGGCGGCAAGCTGGTCGATTTCGCCGGCCACGCCAGGCGTCTCGAGAGGTCGCTGGATGAACTCGACATGGCGGCGCCCGTGACCATGGATGCGCTTCTCGAGATCCATCGCGAACTGGTGCGCCGCAACGAGATCGAGGATGGTCTTGTCTATCTGCAGGTGACGCGCGGTGCGCCAGGGGACCGGGATTTCGTCTTTCCCGATCCCGAGCAGACGCCCTCGACGCTCGTGCTTTTCACCCAGTCCAAACCGGGGCTGGCCGAGAGCCCGGCGGCAAGGCAGGGAATACGGGTGATAAGCATCGAGGATATCCGCTGGCATCGGCGCGACATCAAGACGGTGCAGCTGCTCTACCCGTCCATGGGAAAGATGATGGCGAAGAAGGCCGGTGTCGACGACGCCTGGATGGTCGAAGACGGCTTCGTGACCGAGGGGACATCGAACAACGCCTATATCGTGAAGGGTAACCGGATCATCACGCGCGGGCTGTCAAACGACATCCTCCACGGCATCACGCGCGCCGCGGTGCTTCGCTTCGCGCGCGAGGCGCAGATGGAAGTCGAGGAACGCAATTTCACCATTGAGGAAGCCAAGGCCGCGGACGAGGCCTTCATCACCTCCGCCAGCGCCTTCGTGATGCCGGTGGTGGAGATCGACGGTGTCACGCTCGGCACCGGCAAGCCCGGCCGCGTGGCGCCACGTCTGCGCGAGATCTACCTTGAGGAAAGCCGCAAGGCGGCGGTGTGA
- a CDS encoding DUF1244 domain-containing protein, whose protein sequence is MDQTPSQTEIELQAAAFRRLRQHLMKDRTDVQNIDLMNLAGFCRNCLSRWYQEAANARGIEIGKEEARELFYGMTMDEWKSRYQTEAGPEKQDSFRKAFAENVGKK, encoded by the coding sequence ATGGACCAGACGCCCAGCCAGACCGAGATCGAACTTCAGGCCGCCGCGTTCAGGCGGCTGCGACAGCATCTCATGAAAGACCGGACCGACGTGCAGAACATCGACCTGATGAACCTCGCCGGTTTCTGTCGCAACTGCCTCTCGCGCTGGTATCAGGAGGCCGCGAACGCGCGCGGCATCGAGATCGGCAAGGAAGAGGCCCGCGAGCTTTTTTACGGCATGACCATGGACGAGTGGAAAAGCCGCTACCAGACAGAGGCGGGCCCGGAAAAGCAGGACAGCTTCAGGAAAGCCTTCGCCGAGAATGTCGGCAAGAAATAG
- the rpmI gene encoding 50S ribosomal protein L35, whose product MPKMKTKSSAKKRFKVTATGKVVAGQAGKRHGMIKRTKKFIRDARGTTTLSAPDAKIVKGYMPYDR is encoded by the coding sequence ATGCCCAAGATGAAGACCAAGTCGAGCGCCAAGAAGCGCTTCAAGGTGACGGCGACCGGGAAGGTCGTCGCTGGCCAGGCCGGCAAGCGGCACGGGATGATCAAGCGGACGAAGAAGTTCATCCGCGACGCGCGTGGCACCACCACGCTCAGCGCCCCCGATGCCAAGATCGTCAAGGGCTACATGCCCTACGACCGCTAA
- a CDS encoding DUF2189 domain-containing protein encodes MAETRTIGNPLSWAARVTGRGSNYIGEGTSELASHDDAPIELRRLAFPDLAIALRKGVDDFMALRTDVVFVVLIYPLVGALLIWFAVNRDLLPLAFPMITGFAILGPVAAIGLYEMSRRREQGLKTNVGDAFAVIASPSFVPILVLGCYLAAIFALWLVSAWLLYGVTLGPGAPASAMGFLSDVFTTVPGWTMLVLGIAIGAVFAVAALAMSLVSFPLLIDRHVGVTRAVVTSAAIARNNPVEVAAWGAIIVVLLGLGVATFFVGMIVVLPVLGHATWHLYRRAVVRRG; translated from the coding sequence ATGGCCGAAACAAGGACAATCGGAAATCCGCTGTCCTGGGCTGCCAGGGTAACCGGGCGCGGTTCGAATTACATCGGCGAGGGCACGAGCGAACTGGCAAGCCACGACGATGCGCCCATCGAACTGCGCAGGCTGGCCTTCCCAGACCTCGCAATCGCCTTGCGCAAGGGCGTCGACGATTTCATGGCCCTGCGTACGGATGTGGTCTTTGTCGTCCTGATCTATCCCCTCGTCGGAGCCCTGCTGATCTGGTTCGCCGTCAATCGCGATCTGCTCCCGCTGGCCTTTCCCATGATCACCGGCTTTGCGATCCTCGGTCCGGTTGCCGCCATCGGCCTCTACGAAATGAGCAGGCGGCGCGAGCAGGGCCTGAAGACGAATGTCGGCGACGCATTCGCGGTCATCGCCTCGCCGTCCTTCGTACCGATCCTGGTGCTCGGCTGCTATCTGGCCGCGATATTCGCGCTCTGGCTCGTCTCGGCCTGGCTGCTCTACGGCGTCACGCTCGGGCCCGGGGCGCCAGCCTCGGCCATGGGTTTCCTTTCGGATGTCTTCACGACCGTTCCGGGATGGACCATGCTGGTGCTTGGCATCGCAATCGGCGCGGTCTTCGCCGTCGCCGCGCTGGCGATGAGCCTGGTCTCCTTTCCCCTGCTCATCGACCGCCACGTGGGCGTGACCCGCGCCGTCGTCACCTCGGCCGCCATCGCCCGGAACAACCCGGTCGAGGTCGCGGCCTGGGGCGCCATCATCGTCGTTCTGCTGGGCCTCGGCGTCGCGACCTTCTTCGTCGGCATGATCGTCGTGTTGCCAGTCCTCGGACACGCGACATGGCACCTCTACCGCCGCGCCGTCGTCAGGCGCGGCTGA